Proteins encoded in a region of the Quercus lobata isolate SW786 chromosome 8, ValleyOak3.0 Primary Assembly, whole genome shotgun sequence genome:
- the LOC115957826 gene encoding epidermis-specific secreted glycoprotein EP1-like — MRLFSLFFLCSLFPFIAQSSVPPSATFRYVNEGEFGPYIVEYDGNYRGLSIFNSPFQLFFYNTTPNAYTLALRMATRRSESLFRWVWEANRGNPVHENATLTFGTDGNLVLADADGRVAWQTNTANKGVVGLKLLPNGNMVLHNSKGNFIWQSFDSPTDTLLVGQYLRAGSVTKLVSRTSERDNKDGPYSLVMEPKGLAFYYKSKNSLSPRPILYFFLSSHLEGSLENVTLNSTPETDEAYSYDLGIEYRSDSANLPNIGNSLSARPKYNSTLSFLRLGIDGNLRFYTYYDKVDYRAWEVTYTLFDRDSTESECQLPERCGEFGLCDNNQCVACPVSNGLLGWSKDCKPKKITSCGMNDFHYYKVEGADHFMSKFTTGNTLTENNCGKKCSEDCKCLGYFYHKETSKCWVAYDLNTLTKFSNSTHVGYIKVPNH; from the coding sequence ATGCGCTTGTTTTCCCTCTTCTTCCTTTGCTCACTTTTTCCCTTCATTGCTCAATCTTCTGTTCCTCCCTCTGCAACATTTAGATATGTTAATGAAGGAGAATTTGGGCCATACATTGTTGAGTACGATGGAAACTATCGTGGACTATCCATTTTTAATTCTCCATTCcaacttttcttttataatacCACCCCTAATGCTTACACCCTCGCATTACGCATGGCTACCAGACGTTCAGAGTCACTGTTTCGTTGGGTTTGGGAAGCCAATAGAGGCAACCCAGTTCACGAAAATGCTACCCTCACTTTTGGGACTGATGGGAACCTAGTCTTGGCTGATGCTGATGGCCGAGTTGCTTGGCAAACCAATACCGCCAACAAAGGTGTGGTGGGCTTGAAATTGTTACCAAATGGTAACATGGTCCTTCATAACTCAAAGGGCAATTTTATTTGGCAAAGTTTTGACTCTCCAACAGATACACTGTTGGTTGGTCAATATTTGCGAGCTGGGAGTGTAACCAAGCTTGTAAGTCGGACTTCTGAAAGGGATAACAAAGATGGGCCTTACAGCTTAGTGATGGAGCCTAAAGGATTGGCCTTTTACTATAAGAGCAAGAATTCTCTTAGTCCTAGGCCAATTCTCTACTTCTTCTTATCTTCTCATTTGGAGGGCTCCTTAGAAAATGTGACACTAAATTCTACCCCAGAAACTGATGAGGCCTATTCTTATGATCTAGGCATAGAGTACCGTTCGGACTCGGCCAACCTACCAAATATTGGAAACAGCCTTTCGGCTAGGCCCAAATACAATAGCACATTATCTTTTCTTCGTCTTGGCATTGATGGTAATCTTAGGTTCTATACTTACTATGATAAGGTAGATTACCGTGCTTGGGAAGTTACATACACTCTATTTGATAGAGACTCGACTGAGAGTGAGTGCCAATTGCCTGAGCGTTGTGGGGAATTTGGGCTTTGTGATAACAACCAGTGTGTTGCCTGCCCAGTGTCAAATGGGTTATTGGGTTGGAGTAAGGACTGCAAGCCCAAAAAGATTACATCTTGTGGAATGAATGATTTTCACTACTACAAAGTTGAAGGTGCTGACCATTTCATGAGCAAATTCACCACTGGAAATACCCTTACAGAAAATAACTGTGGCAAAAAGTGTTCAGAGGACTgcaagtgtttgggctattttTACCACAAGGAGACCTCCAAATGTTGGGTCGCTTATGATCTCAACACCCTAACAAAATTCTCCAATTCTACGCATGTGGGTTATATTAAGGTACCAAATCACTAA